A genome region from Setaria italica strain Yugu1 chromosome III, Setaria_italica_v2.0, whole genome shotgun sequence includes the following:
- the LOC105914013 gene encoding angiomotin-like, which produces MAAAIEEGGPASAAVAEVAVVMEAGTSAPEVPAELAPAAEVEVPARGAPAGAEEPSSAVAAEGKVAVGILVPPLVLVALALSSGPAAAPTATGAQALGPSARSAASGMMEPASTVASGSAPALALAATVPKA; this is translated from the coding sequence ATGGCAGCGGCGATAGAGGAGGGAGGGCCTGCCTCCGCGGCcgtggcggaggtggcggtggtgatggAGGCGGGGACCTCCGCCCCGGAGGTCCCGGCGGagttggcaccggcggcggaggtggaggtgcccGCTCGAGGGGCTCCGGCAGGGGCGGAGGAGCCTTCCTCGGCGGTTGCGGCGGAGGGCAAGGTGGCCGTGGGGATACTTGTTCCGCCACTTGTGTTGGTGGCGTTGGCACTGTCAAGTGGGCCCGCGGCGGCCCCGACGGCGACAGGTGCACAGGCACTGGGACCGTCGGCGAGGTCGGCGGCTTCTGGGATGATGGAGCCTGCTTCGACGGTGGCGTCGGGATCGGCTCCCGCCTTGGCCTTGGCCGCTACCGTTCCCAAGGCATGA